The following is a genomic window from Candidatus Omnitrophota bacterium.
GAGGCGATGCGTTCTTTGCGATCGTCAAGCGTTTTAAGAAATGGCTTCCACGCGAAACGTTTCATCAAAAAAAGCAGGATGAGAAACGTTATTATCTGCGCGACAAGTTCATTTGCGCTTAATAGTTTGAGTAATTCCATAAAAACCCTTCAACCTACGCGGTAACCTACGCGGTTACCGCGTAGGTTGAATCCGGTCAGGTTAGATCTTTCCGGATAATCCGAATACGAAGACGAGCGCGTAGATGGTCAGCGCTTCAATGAACGCGCATCCAACCGCCATATTTATAAGTATCTTCGTAGCGGCTTCCGGCTGTCTGCCGGTGGCATCCATCGCCGCGGCAACCGCCTTGCCCAAACCGAACGCGGATCCGAACGCGGCTATACCCAGCCCAAGCGGGAGCCCTAATGAAAGCATCGTTTTATAATCCATCACTACCTCCTCCTTATTAGTTATGCGTGACTTGCCTCATCATCATGCGCAAGCAGCAGTGTAAAATATACGGTCGTAAGCAGGCAGAACACGAGTGTCTGCACAACCGAGACCACGATCGCCATCAGCGAATTGAACAATAAAAGCGGTAATCCTTTTAAACCAAACCCCGCGAATACGGCCAGAAGCATATCGTCCCCCCAGATATTGCTCCGGAGACGAAGCGACAGGCTTATCGGCTTCACAAGCTCGGAGACGACGTGCAGGACAAACATCATGATCGGTATAAATACCGAAAACGCTATTATCCCCCTGGGCCTGCCGAGAGCGTGGTCGATATACCCCCAGAAACCGAGCTCCTTAAATCCGACATACTGGACGTAACAGAATACGCATATCGCAAGCGCAAGTGTCGTCGACCAGCTTGTAGACGGCGACTTCATGAAAGGCACAAGGCCTACAAGGTTCATGCAAAGTATGTATATAAAGAGCGTGCCGATAAAAGGAACATATTCCCGGCCGTTTTTGCCGATGATGCCGCAGACAAAATCATCAACGCCTCCGACGAACATCTCGAAAAAACCCTGCAGTCGGCCGGGCACCGTCGAGCGCTTCCTTGATGCCGCATAAGCCGTAAAAGTCAACGCGGCTATTATTATTATCGAAAATATAACGTTTTCCCAGACAATCAGATAATGCGCGAAACCGGTTTCTTTGAACGCCTCGGCGGCAATCGTTACTATATTCGGAAGTTCCGGGGTTTTCGTTACGCCTGCTTCAACCATAATTTAAATATACCTACCGTTGCCAGGACTATCGTTAATCCGGTTAATAATCCGGCTACCGGAAATGCCCTGGAGTTCAAAATCATAAACCCTATCAAATAAAGAACCGGGAATTTTACAAGTATGAGCGCCGTAAGCCTTGCCGGGTCTTTTTTCAGGACGCTTATCTTCATTATGCTCACCGTGAAAATAAGATTTGCCGCCGACCACGCGGCGCCGATCACCATTCCGAGCGCCCACATCATCCTGCCCGTCGCTAAGAGCGCTATCGCGCCGACCGTTACCACAAACGCGCTGATCTTTACGGATCTGGCAATGTCCTCCACTATTTTTCTTCTTCCTCCGTCTTCAGCGCAAGCCTCACCACCCTGACCGTCTCCCTGACGCCTACGACAAATCCCAAAGTAACGCAAATGGCCGCGGTGTAATTTGGAAAATGGAATTTTTTCACCAGGAAATCGGCAAGAAAATAACCTCCAAGCGGCCCGGCGGCCATCATCACAGGGATGAACGACATCAATCCACCTATTTTAATCCACTTATGCACTTTTGTCAATCTCTCGACGCGCCTCCATTTTTAGTTATTGCTTGCTCGAGATTGATCCTGAGCTATGCCGAAGGGTCAATTTTCATCGCCTTAACTATTGCCAACGCCACCTCTTTGGAGGCGCTCACAACGCTTTTCGTTGGACTCTTGCCGAATTCTATCGAGGCCGGCTGTATGCCTATAAGAACAGGGTCGCATTTAAATGACTTCAGGAAGTACTGCATTAATACTTTGGCAGGCATCTTGTGAGTAGAAAATGACACGCCATCGCCGATGTCGAGCGGACTCAATACCACTATAGTACCGGGTTTATCTTTGAAATCCACGCTATCGACTAAGAGTATGTGGGATGGGCCGTATCTTTTTATATCGCCTGTGAGGTTTTCGGGAGCGGTAGCGCCTATGAATATTTTAAACCGGCGGGCATTTTTCTTTAGAAGTTTTTTTACGTTATCCGCGATGAGCAAGCCGGCGGCGTCGTCTCCCCGGAATTCGGAGCCTATGGCTAAAAGCGCGATCTTTCCCGCGCCCTTCAATCTATTCTTTAGGTACTTCTCCAGGTTTGGCATCGTATTTTATCTTAAGCTTCTCGCGGTCCAGGGCCGCGAGTTCAAACTCTTTTGTAGACTCAAGCGCCTTCTTCATGCATGAATCGACGCACTGGGCGCAGTAGATGCACTTACCGAGGTCGATATAGCATTCAAACGCTTTGTCGCCTACTTTTACAATCTCGATCGCGCCCGCGGGGCAGTCGCGCATACACATCTTGCAACCGATGCACCGTTCCGGATAAAACTTTAATTTGCCGCGGAATCTGTCCGGCATCGTCGCTTTAACGAACGGATACTTTGTAGTAGCCGGTTTTTTGAATATCGACTTCAATACTTGCCTTAACATCTTCCCCGGCCTGATCATCGGACAACCCCCTTTAGGAGAAGGTCGATGAATAGTTGTAAGAAAGCCAGCGGCGCAAGACACTTCCAGCAAAATCCGATCATTTGGTCTATACGCATACGAGCAAATATTGTCCTAAGAAGTGAAAGCATACAGATTATCGCCATGACCTTCGCGATGAAAAACAGGAAACCGGCTATCGGGTTCGCCCCGAGCCAGAACGGCATATATACGGCCGCCAATAGCGACGAACCGACTATCGCTTCCATGTCGATACCGAGACGGAAAAGCCCTAAGAGTTTCCCGCTGTATTCCGTGAATGTGCCGGCCACGATCTCCGTCTCCGCTTCCGGTATGTCGAACGGCACTTTTTCCAGTTTACCCAAAAGAGATATCATGCATATCGCGAAACCTGGCAAATTCACGAGCCATAACAAGGGATGCGCGGAGTAAAATACCGACATCTCGGCAAGCGACCACGTATTTGCCAGAAGTGCGGGCGCCAGTATGCTCATGAGAAGCGGAACTTCGTACGCGAAAAGCTGGGTCAATGCCCGGACGGCTCCTATCTTGGCGTATAGCGATGTCGAGTACCATCCTCCGAGGAAGAACGTGAGTGTCGGTATGGTCAGAAGATACAGGATGACGATGAGGTCGCCATTGAACGCAAATAGCGGCCGCGCGTTCCATAAAGGTATGTAAAGGAATGCCGTAACTGTGGCGGTCATTGCTAAAAGCGGCATCGTCTTGAATATTGACGGATCCGCTTCCTCCGGTATTATTTCTTCCTTCGACGAAAGTTTTATAAAGTCCGCGAGCGGCTGAAACCATGGCGGGCCTACGCGGTTCTGTAAGCGCGCATAGAGTTTCCTGTCGAAAAATTCCGCCGCCAGTCCGAAAACGGCGAGGAATAGAAAGCCCGGGAATATAAGTATCTGGAATAATCCCATCATTTTAGTAACTTTGTAAGTTTGTTATTCAGGTTCGTAAAATCGACGCCATGCTCCTGATAAAACTTAATGCTGTACTCGTGTAGCTCTTCCCATTTCAAAACGTTTCTTTTGCGTTTGCCAACCTGGCGAATACCCGTGAGCCGGTCCGTGCAGGAGAAACAGGGGTCGATGGCCGCTATAACGATAGGAAGGTCGGCGAGCTGGCGGTTCTCGAGCATCTTCGCGACTGTCTGGATATTGGCAAGCGTCGGCGCCCTGACCTTCACCCTTTCGGGTTTTTCGGTGCCATTGGCCTTGACATAATGCATATCCTCGCCCCTGGGCGCCTCATAACGCGATACCGCTTCGCCCGCCGGTATCTTTCGCGGAGCTTTTACCGTAAGAGGGCCATCCGGCATATTTTTAACCGTCTGGCGGATTATGCTATACGCTTCCATAAGCTCGCCCATGCGGACGAGAGTGCGGCCGTAAACATCGTTGTGATTATCGGTAATAACTTTGAATTTCATATCGGCATACGCGGCGTATGGATCGTCGCGCCTTACGTCCCTATCGACGCCTGACGCCCTGGCGGTAGGTCCTACCGCCCCCAGCTTCAAAGCATCATCGTGGGAAAGAAGCCCAACTCCGGATAGACGCTGAATGAGCGTCGTCTCCTGAGTAGCAACCTGAATATAATATTTCGTGCGCTCCTCCAGTGTATCCATAGCCTTGAGTATGTCCTTGCCCTGCTCCGGGGACATGTCACGCCTGACACCGCCTATCGTGTTTATACCGTAATTTACACGGTTACCTGTAAGCATAGCGAGGATATCCATAACGATTTCCCTGTCGCGCCAGGTGTACATGAGTAGCGTGTCGAACCCGACCTCGTGTCCGGCTACGCCGAGCCATAGAAGATGACTGTGCACCCTCTCAAGCTCACCGACGAGCGTACGAATATACAGCGCCCTCTTTGGTACGGCGATGGCGCCTATCTCCTCGACCGCCTGCACAAAACACGTTGAATGCGAATGAGAACATATCCCGCAGATGCGTTCGGTCAGGTAAACGTCCTGAATATAAGTGCGTTCTTCGCAAGCTTTCTCGATACCGCGGTGATTGTAACCGAGCCTCGCCGAGAACTTCATTATCTTCTCGCCGCTTAACGTTACGCTAAAACTCTCCGGCTCTTTAAGCGCCGGATGCTGTGGTCCTATCGGGATTACGACTTTATGCATGTTTTACACGCCTCCCTGTTTCTTCCAATCCTTGCGAAGAGGATACTCTCCTGCGGGCCAATCGTCCGACAGCGGATACCTATTGCCCGCGGAAAGACCTTTAACTTTCGCGCCCAATAGATCCATAACTTCTCTCTCATATATGTCGGCGCCAGGAAAATATCCTGTAATAGTATTTATCGTCGGATTGTTTTTATCCGCGCTCACTTTTATATTCAACATAATACCATCCTCGCGGGCTATATGATACAGGAACCCGAGAGTTGCGCCCTCGTCGAGGCCGGTTATACTGCAAAGCATTACGAAACCAAGACTTTTTACAGCGTATTCAAAAACCCCTTCAAAATCTTTAGGCGACACTTCAACATACATCCGCCTTGACCTCTGCATGCGTATCTTGCCGTCCAGAATCGCGAATTTTTTGATAAGCTCTTGCTGTATCTTTTCTTCTTCCGTCATTTCGCTTTTTCCTTCGTCTCTAAGCTCATTAATAATTTCACGACCCCGTCTATTATCGCCTTGGGGCTTGCGGGGCATCCCGGTATGTAAGCGGACACGGGTATCACTTTATCGATGCCGCTTTCGACGCTGTAACAGCCGTCGAATACACCGCCTGAACAGGCGCAGGTACCTACCGCTACGACGAACTTCGGTTCCGGCATCTGGTCGTAAATGCGCTTTAGCCGCGTTTTGATCTGCCTGGTGACAGGCCCCGAACACACAAGCACGTCGGCGTGCCGCGGGGTTCCTTTAAGCTGGGCGCCGAAGCGCTCCAGGTCGTATCGCGGTGTAAGCGCCGCTATTATCTCGATGTCGCAGGCATTGCACGCACCGGTATTAAAATGAATTATCCACGGCGATTTTATCCTGGACCATGTAACGATTTTTTCGACCAAACCCATACCACTATCTCCTGAAAAGTATCACAAGACCTGTTGCCGCGCCCAGTATGCATGTTACCGCCACGACCAGTGATCCCATCGTTAAAGCCGGCACAGTAGCAATGATAAGCGTAAATACGTGTAGTATCGTAAAGAAGAACGCGAACGGAAAAAATTGGCTGTAATCCGGTTGCATAAGGCTTGTCGGCACATCTTCTCCGCAGGAGTACGCCTTATCCGTCCCGGAGGCATGTTTACCCGGTTTAAATGAAAGTAGCGACAACCCTTTAGATAATGCCATGACCGCGATGAGCACTATCACAAATGCGGCCGGAGGGGATAACAGTATTTTATTCAGATCCATATTAACCTTTCAGATTCCTTATACTGCGCACATCGAGCGAATCGGTGCGCCTGAATACCCACAACGCGATACCTGCCGCCGTAGCCGCGACGACCACTTCGATGACGATTATCGTTATAACAAGCCCCTGCGTGAGCGCTTCGCGGCCGGTTATCTTACCGACCACTATCAAAAGAAGCGTCACCGCTTTGGTAAGGAGCTCGAGACCTATTATCGAGCGTATCATGTTGCGCGTCACGAGTATGCAATATGCCCCGCATGCGAATAATAGCACTATGAAAAATCCGTACAGGCTGAATAATTGCCAGGAACTACTTGTCATTCTGTTTTTTCTCCTCGAATAGGATCACTATGCCGAGCGCGCCCGCTATCAATATGACGACCTGTCCTATCAGGTCGAGGCGTCTCAAGTTCCATAATAGAGACCTGACATCTGTGCTAAAAGGCGGTGGCGGCATTATCATAAAATCCTGGCGCGCCTTCATAAGTATAAGCGCAATACCTATAATGACCAGCACGACCGGCAAATACCGGTAACGCTTGACCCTCGCCTTCGATATCGCCAACACCTCCTGGTGCGTCAAAGGCCGCATCATGCTTATGGCGCTCACAAAAATGGCTGTTATAAGTCCGGCGCAGACTGACAGCTCAAAAACTGCCGCGAGCGGCGAATTGAGCCGGAATATAACTAAGGATACGAGCGCGCTCGTTACGGCCAGGGCTATGGTCGCTTTTAATAAGCTCCTGCCCATCACCGTCCAGAGGGCTCCCAGAATTATCAACACCAATAACATCACGTCGATATTCATATTCATCGCAGTAATATCTCTTTCACCGGCAGAATAAGCGCGTAAAATATTATGGGAAAGAATACGCCCGCGCCTATTGTTATGACGGCCAACGCTATCGAGACTGTAACTACCGTCTTATTCGCTTCTTTCAAACCTTCGAACCCTGCTCTCAATTTTCCGAAGAACACACGCCGTTGTAGCGACAGGAAATATGCCAGTGTGATTATGCTGGCCAAAACCGCGGCGACTGCATAACCGTGATGGCTCGCCTGCCACAGGGCGATGACGATCATGATCTTCGACCAGAACCCGGCCAGCGGCGGAACCCCGCACGCTGATAGCATCGCTATTACGGAAGTCGCGCCGGTAACCGGCATCTTCTGCGCAAGCCCGCCCATCTTATCCATGTCGCAGGTACCCGTTTCTTTTTCGACCGCAGACGAATTGACGAAGAGGAGCGACTTAAATACCGAGTGATTGAATAAATGGAATACAGCGCCCGCTATGCCGAGCCCGGTGCCCGCGCCAAGGCCGAGTATTATGTAGCCAACCTGGCTTATGCTCGAATACGCGAGCATTCGTTTAAAATTATTCTGCGCGATCGCCGTAAGGGCGCCTGCAAATATCGATATAGTGCCGATAAGCATCAATACGCCGTTTATCGCCGTGTCGAACGGAAAGAGCGAGGTTACTATGCGTATCATGGTGTAGATACCGGCGGCCTTCGTAACAACGCCCGCGAGGAGCACAGAAACAGGGGCCGGGGCCGCGCTGTACGCGTCGGGCAACCATCCATGGAACGGCATGAGCCCTCCCTTTATAAAAAGCCCGCACATGAATAGTCCTATGGCGAACGTAATAAGCGAACTATTACGCGACTCCGCGATGCCGTTGGCTATAGCCGAGAATGAAGTGCTACCGGACACTATGAGCAATATCCCGATGGACGTCAGCATAAGCACGGTCGCAACCGCCGAAAGCATAAGATATTTAAACGATCCCTCGAGCGAGTCCAGGGTCCTCGGGAATGCTATCAATAAAAATGATGCAACGGCGGTTATCTCCATAAATACATATAGCGAGAAGACATCTTTTACCATTACAATGCCGGTCATCCCAAGCGAAGCAATAATAAGAAGATTGATGAATTTGAACATACCCGTATCGTCGCTCATCGTATATCGCGCCACAAAAAGGCTCGCTATGGAGACCATGCCAATACATAAGAACATAACAAAACTAAGATGATCTATAAGAAAACTGGCATTGAAGAATGCGTCAACCCTGTCGAGCGAATTATTCCAGAATGCCGGGTGGTGAAATATCGCTACCAGCATCTGTAAAATAAAAAGACAGAACGCCGCCCAGAACGCGTACTTCTTTGCCCTGGGGCTTGCGGCAAAAAAGAGATTCAGGATTATTACCCCGAAAAGCGGTATCAATATCAGCAATGACGGCACTACTTACCCCTTTCCATATCAGACGGCGCGCAACAAAAACATCACAATAAGGATCGCCGCGCCGAGCGACCAGATAATATATGCCTTGTAATTTCCTGTATGCAACCGCTTCAGCGCTGACGCCGAAGAATCGGTTACTGTAACGACCAGGACGTTATATACCCAATCTATAGCCCTATCTATGCGGAATAGCACAGCCGAAGCAAAGTTGACCAAGTTCAAGCCTACATTGTACGGGTCGAAGAACCTGTTCTCCGCCTTATCGTATGCCCATTTAAGTCCGGGAGCGTAACGTATGTGATCGGTGGCCTTTATCGCCTTATGTGTCTTTTTAAAACCGTAAAGGTGGTTCAAAAATGCCAGCGCCAGGACTACGATAGTAATAATGACCAGCATTGCGCTCGAAGGCATTCCTGCGAAATCATGCCCCGCGAGCCGCTCGCCCAGTATAGGCTGTATCAGATTCTTCAAAGGAAGCGCGTTCCATAACCCGAAGAGTACGCACATGAACGCTATCACGATCATCGGTATGAGCATGGCTAAAGGCGCCTCTTTAACTTCCCTATTATCTACCATATGCTCTTTACCTTCTTCGCCCTTTCCCAGAAATGCCGCATGGCCAAGTTTTAAAAATGACGCCGCGGTTAAGAACGACCCCAATATCGCCGCTATGTAAAATATGAGCCCTCGCTCCAGCGCTCCGTCATAGACGAGTTCCTTCGAGAAAAATCCATTGAACGGCGGAACTCCGGATATGGCCGCGGCCGCAATGAGGAAACAGATGAAAGTCACCGGCATCTTCCGGCCCAGCCCACCAAGTCGCTGAAGGTCTGTTGTACCCGCCTGTCTCTCGACGGAACCACCCGTCAGGAAGAGACAGCTTTTGTACATGGCGTGATTTATCATGTGGAACAGCCCGCCCACGATACCGACCGGCACCAGCGTGCCTATTCCTAATATCATATATCCTACCTGGCTTATCGCGTGATAAGACAGAAGCCTCTTATAATCTTTCTGGATGAGCGCCATCATTACGGCCAAAAGTATCGTTATCGCGCCTATCGTCATGAGCATGATACTTATCCACGAATGAGGTTCGAGTTTGAACATATCGAGCGATATCCTGGCAAGAAAATATATTCCGAGTAGCTTCTCCAATGCCGCGGGCAGGATAGCCATAAAAGGAAGCGGCGCGTCGAGGGCGGCGTCCGGTATCCAGCTATGGAAAGGCATCGAGCCTGCCTTCGATATCGCTCCTATCATAAGGAGTATGAACGCGAGACCTCCCAGGCCTGCGGAAGATATGTGTATCATCGATATCGTCGTAGTGCCTGCGATATAACCTGTCAGCGCTATGCCTATCATCATGCAGAGGTCGCTTACACCCACGATGAGAAATGCTTTTGTTCCCGTCTTGAACGCGTTCTTTCCGCCTATCGCTATCATCGCGAACAACGTCAGGAGTAATCCCTCCCAGAAGAATAACATTAGCACTAAATTATTCGATAACACCGCGCCGTTTACCATCAAAAGCGAGAGCGCGAGATAAACATAAAATTGTTTGGCGTAATCTTTAGTGTGCAGAAATGCTGTCGAATACATCGTTATAAAAAATGCGAAACCCGCCGCCGCAAGTAATATGAAACCGCTGAATTGGTACAATTTTAACGAAAAGTCAATGCCGAAGCCCGACCAGGGTATGGAATAAATGATCTTTGCTTTGAATAGCAAGATGGCGAGGGCAAGATTTAATGCTGTGCCCGCTAAGGCTATCGCCTCTTTGCCCCACGCGATGCGTTTCGGCAGGACAAGGACAGCCAGCGCTGTCACAAGCGGTATCAGGATCGGATAAAATATCGTCTCTGGCGCCATAATCACATCCCCATCATCTGCTTAACAGCTATCTGCACAAAATCCGAAGGATACTTTATCAGTATTCCGCCCGCCACAGAAAGGACGGCCAGAATAGCGACGGAGAAAACCATTATCCCGGAACCTTCTTTGGCCGTCGTCGCGCTTTTCGCTTCGCCCAGGAATATCATGTTGAATATTCTGAAAAGATATATCAATGTAAGGATCGCGCCTATAAGAAACATCGCCGTTATCCATATTTTCCCGCTGTTGGCCGCGCCTGCAAAGACTAAGTATTTCGAGAAGAACCCGCCGAACGGAGGCACGCCCATTACCGAGAAGGCGCACGCCAGAAACGATATCGCCGTTACCGGCATCGTCGCGATAAGCCCGCCCATCTTCGTTATGTCTTTAGTCTTCGCGTTCTGCTCGATGATGCCCGCGCATAAAAATAGCCCGCCTTTGGCGAGCCCGTGCATCAATATGAAAAGTAGCGCTCCGGCATAACCTACTTCGTTGCTGACAGCAAATCCCAGCAGTATAAAACCTATCTGGCTTACAGTCGAGTATGCTATTATGCGCTTCATGTCCGTCTCGACCAGCGCGCAACCTGCCGATACGAGCGCGCTCACTCCAGCGATAACCGGCACTATCGTGTGCCAGGCCGGAGCGATGGCAAACGTCGCGATGAACAGACGCGCGAATACATACACGCCTATTTTTACCAGCACCGCCGCGTGCAGTAGCGCAGTTACCGGAGACGGCGCAACGCCGGCGTCCGGAAGCCATGTATGGAATGGCAATGTGGCGGATTTTGAAAGTATGCCCGCCAGTATAAGTAGTACCGCTATATCGGGTATCGCGCTCGTTTTAAATGCCTGCTTTATCACCGCGAGGTCGAAAGATCCGGTCGCCTGATATATATAGATGAAGCCTATGAGCATGAGAAGCGCGCCAAATACCGTTACTAAGAATGCTTTGTCCGCCTTTAGAATTATCTCTTTATCTCTGAAAAATCCGATGAGTCGCCAGCTCGCGAGAGCGGTTATCTCCCAGAAAAGATATAGGAATATGAGGTTGCCCGAATAAACGAGCCCCATCATGGCGCCTAAGAAAAGCGTTACCATGAGATAATATTCGTTGCGATTGGAATAATGGCTTATGTACCCGAGGGAATACAGTACTATTATCGCTCCGACAAGTGACGAGACCACGGCCATGAATACGGCCAGGGCGTCGGCAGTAAGGATGAAATTAAATCCCAGCGGCAGTTCATGGATTATGGTTATGACTTTTCCCGTCAGGATGGCGGGAATTAGCATAATCGAGCATATGAGCGATATCGATACCAGTGCCAGTGACGTAAGATTTCTGGCAAGTTCCGACACCCGGCCTATTAAAGGAAGCGCAAAGGCCCCTATTACCGGAACAAATACGCTGGCTAATAGGTATGTACTTTCCATCGAATACATCAAATCTCCGTTGAGAAACTGTCTATATTATATCAGCGGCCGGATTATTTTGCTACCGCAATATCCGGAGCCGTTCTCTTACTCTTCAATACAGCCCAGACCAGTGAGGCGCAAAGTAGCGACACGATAACCCACCCAGTCACGCCGAGCTTATTATACTGAACGACTATCGGCGCTATTATTACAGAAACTAAGTTGACCACCTTTATCATCGGGTTGAGTGCCGGGCCGGCTGTGTCTTTCAACGGATCTCCGACGGTGTCGCCTACGACTGCCGCCTTGTGCCTCTCGGAACCTTTACCCGTATTTTTCGCTACATCGGACAATTCGTCCTCGATCGTCTTCTTGGCATTGTCCCATGCGCCACCGGAATTCGACATAAATACGGCGAGGAGTTGCCCGGAAAGGATAATACCCGCGAGAAATCCGCCGAGCGCCTCAACCTGCAGGACAAGACCTACCACTATAGGTGAAACGATGCATATAATGGCCAGTCCGATCAATTCTTTCTGTGCCGCGGTTGTAGATATAGCGACGGCCTGCTTGTAATCCGGCTTCACTTTTCCTTCTAACACGCCCAATTTGAACTGGCGCCTGACTTCTTCGACGATGAGCGCCGCCGCCCTGGCAACCGCCTGGATGCTGAACGCGGAGAATAGCCACGGGATCGCGCCGCCTATCAACATTCCGACAAATACCTGCGGAACCGAAACGCGTATACCTAACGAACTAAGCTGATCCGCAAGCGGCACACCCAACGCCGCCTGTACCTTGCTTACATCAACCATATATGACCCGAATAACGCTACTGCCGCTATAACGGCTGAACCTATGGCAACGCCTTTAGTGATCGCCTTCGTAGTATTGCCGACACCATCTAAATCCGCCATGATCTTACGGGCGGCTACGGTGTCTTTATCCGTCTTGCCGTGCCATGCCATCTCCCCTATGCCATTTGCGTTATCCGCTATCGGACCAAAAGAGTCCATGGCAACGTTGTTGCCCGTAAGTGTTAACATGCCTATACCGGTCATCGCTACGCCATAAAGTATATAAGTAA
Proteins encoded in this region:
- a CDS encoding nickel-dependent hydrogenase large subunit; amino-acid sequence: MHKVVIPIGPQHPALKEPESFSVTLSGEKIMKFSARLGYNHRGIEKACEERTYIQDVYLTERICGICSHSHSTCFVQAVEEIGAIAVPKRALYIRTLVGELERVHSHLLWLGVAGHEVGFDTLLMYTWRDREIVMDILAMLTGNRVNYGINTIGGVRRDMSPEQGKDILKAMDTLEERTKYYIQVATQETTLIQRLSGVGLLSHDDALKLGAVGPTARASGVDRDVRRDDPYAAYADMKFKVITDNHNDVYGRTLVRMGELMEAYSIIRQTVKNMPDGPLTVKAPRKIPAGEAVSRYEAPRGEDMHYVKANGTEKPERVKVRAPTLANIQTVAKMLENRQLADLPIVIAAIDPCFSCTDRLTGIRQVGKRKRNVLKWEELHEYSIKFYQEHGVDFTNLNNKLTKLLK
- a CDS encoding hydrogenase 3 maturation endopeptidase HyCI; its protein translation is MPNLEKYLKNRLKGAGKIALLAIGSEFRGDDAAGLLIADNVKKLLKKNARRFKIFIGATAPENLTGDIKRYGPSHILLVDSVDFKDKPGTIVVLSPLDIGDGVSFSTHKMPAKVLMQYFLKSFKCDPVLIGIQPASIEFGKSPTKSVVSASKEVALAIVKAMKIDPSA
- a CDS encoding NADH-quinone oxidoreductase subunit H; the encoded protein is MMGLFQILIFPGFLFLAVFGLAAEFFDRKLYARLQNRVGPPWFQPLADFIKLSSKEEIIPEEADPSIFKTMPLLAMTATVTAFLYIPLWNARPLFAFNGDLIVILYLLTIPTLTFFLGGWYSTSLYAKIGAVRALTQLFAYEVPLLMSILAPALLANTWSLAEMSVFYSAHPLLWLVNLPGFAICMISLLGKLEKVPFDIPEAETEIVAGTFTEYSGKLLGLFRLGIDMEAIVGSSLLAAVYMPFWLGANPIAGFLFFIAKVMAIICMLSLLRTIFARMRIDQMIGFCWKCLAPLAFLQLFIDLLLKGVVR
- a CDS encoding ATP synthase F0 subunit C translates to MDYKTMLSLGLPLGLGIAAFGSAFGLGKAVAAAMDATGRQPEAATKILINMAVGCAFIEALTIYALVFVFGLSGKI
- a CDS encoding 4Fe-4S binding protein; amino-acid sequence: MIRPGKMLRQVLKSIFKKPATTKYPFVKATMPDRFRGKLKFYPERCIGCKMCMRDCPAGAIEIVKVGDKAFECYIDLGKCIYCAQCVDSCMKKALESTKEFELAALDREKLKIKYDAKPGEVPKE
- a CDS encoding NADH-quinone oxidoreductase subunit K, with the translated sequence MTSSSWQLFSLYGFFIVLLFACGAYCILVTRNMIRSIIGLELLTKAVTLLLIVVGKITGREALTQGLVITIIVIEVVVAATAAGIALWVFRRTDSLDVRSIRNLKG
- a CDS encoding proton-conducting transporter membrane subunit, which encodes MPSLLILIPLFGVIILNLFFAASPRAKKYAFWAAFCLFILQMLVAIFHHPAFWNNSLDRVDAFFNASFLIDHLSFVMFLCIGMVSIASLFVARYTMSDDTGMFKFINLLIIASLGMTGIVMVKDVFSLYVFMEITAVASFLLIAFPRTLDSLEGSFKYLMLSAVATVLMLTSIGILLIVSGSTSFSAIANGIAESRNSSLITFAIGLFMCGLFIKGGLMPFHGWLPDAYSAAPAPVSVLLAGVVTKAAGIYTMIRIVTSLFPFDTAINGVLMLIGTISIFAGALTAIAQNNFKRMLAYSSISQVGYIILGLGAGTGLGIAGAVFHLFNHSVFKSLLFVNSSAVEKETGTCDMDKMGGLAQKMPVTGATSVIAMLSACGVPPLAGFWSKIMIVIALWQASHHGYAVAAVLASIITLAYFLSLQRRVFFGKLRAGFEGLKEANKTVVTVSIALAVITIGAGVFFPIIFYALILPVKEILLR
- the atpB gene encoding F0F1 ATP synthase subunit A, whose protein sequence is MVEAGVTKTPELPNIVTIAAEAFKETGFAHYLIVWENVIFSIIIIAALTFTAYAASRKRSTVPGRLQGFFEMFVGGVDDFVCGIIGKNGREYVPFIGTLFIYILCMNLVGLVPFMKSPSTSWSTTLALAICVFCYVQYVGFKELGFWGYIDHALGRPRGIIAFSVFIPIMMFVLHVVSELVKPISLSLRLRSNIWGDDMLLAVFAGFGLKGLPLLLFNSLMAIVVSVVQTLVFCLLTTVYFTLLLAHDDEASHA
- a CDS encoding NADH-quinone oxidoreductase subunit B family protein, translated to MGLVEKIVTWSRIKSPWIIHFNTGACNACDIEIIAALTPRYDLERFGAQLKGTPRHADVLVCSGPVTRQIKTRLKRIYDQMPEPKFVVAVGTCACSGGVFDGCYSVESGIDKVIPVSAYIPGCPASPKAIIDGVVKLLMSLETKEKAK
- a CDS encoding NADH-quinone oxidoreductase subunit C yields the protein MTEEEKIQQELIKKFAILDGKIRMQRSRRMYVEVSPKDFEGVFEYAVKSLGFVMLCSITGLDEGATLGFLYHIAREDGIMLNIKVSADKNNPTINTITGYFPGADIYEREVMDLLGAKVKGLSAGNRYPLSDDWPAGEYPLRKDWKKQGGV